In a single window of the Zea mays cultivar B73 chromosome 5, Zm-B73-REFERENCE-NAM-5.0, whole genome shotgun sequence genome:
- the LOC100283118 gene encoding RING-H2 finger protein ATL3B precursor translates to MYAAAVLAAVSAVSVVAAQSPEPRDNQTVADVMSISIFMAVFFPVFVVLLAFACLHLFRAPDDDDPQAPDAASAPEWPRGGGSRKGGLDAAAIAALPLVFFREVRQHRIVDGREDALECSVCLLEFDDDDALRLLPTCPHAFHPECIGLWLERHATCPLCRASVLDDAPPAPAAQLELHTAPPLTPDSSPVHAAIVLIGGAGASEVGEEEDRTTIQRLARNRRAAGRQALPRSNSTGHSASDGGMERFALRLPEHVRLELLMSHRLRHVTSAVASVRVMEGSAHDTSTVGGSVRSTMARLMSLFTPGAGWKGDGDDKSGKAEATAASSLRRRENSSRGAVGEEKRSV, encoded by the coding sequence ATGTACGCCGCCGCCGTGTTGGCAGCGGTCTCTGCGGTATCCGTCGTTGCGGCGCAGTCCCCGGAGCCGCGCGACAACCAAACGGTCGCCGACGTGATGAGCATCTCTATATTCATGGCCGTATTCTTCCCCGTCTTCGTCGTGCTTCTTGCCTTCGCCTGCCTCCACTTGTTCCGggcccccgacgacgacgaccccCAGGCTCCGGACGCGGCGTCGGCACCGGAGTGGCCCCGCGGAGGGGGCAGCCGCAAGGGAGGGCTCGATGCCGCCGCGATCGCTGCGCTGCCGCTAGTGTTCTTCCGAGAGGTGAGACAGCACCGGATCGTGGACGGGCGCGAGGACGCGCTCGAGTGCTCGGTCTGCCTCCTCGAgttcgacgacgacgacgccctcCGCCTCCTCCCGACGTGCCCGCACGCGTTCCACCCGGAGTGCATCGGCCTCTGGCTCGAGAGGCACGCCACCTGCCCGCTTTGCCGCGCCAGCGTCCTCGACGACGCGCCACCAGCCCCGGCAGCGCAGCTGGAGCTTCATACGGCGCCACCGCTGACGCCGGACTCGTCGCCCGTTCACGCGGCTATCGTGCTAATCGGCGGCGCCGGCGCAAGCGAGGTAGGCGAAGAAGAGGACCGGACTACGATCCAGCGCCTCGCGAGGAACCGCCGCGCGGCGGGGCGGCAGGCGCTGCCGCGGTCCAACTCGACGGGCCACAGCGCCAGCGACGGCGGGATGGAGCGGTTCGCGCTGCGGCTCCCGGAGCACGTGCGCCTTGAGCTCCTCATGTCCCACAGGCTGAGGCACGTGACGAGCGCGGTAGCATCCGTGCGCGTCATGGAGGGTAGCGCCCACGACACCAGTACGGTGGGCGGGAGCGTCAGGAGCACCATGGCGAGGCTGATGTCGCTCTTTACACCGGGCGCCGGGTGGAAAGGCGATGGCGACGATAAGTCCGGCAAGGCAGAGGCCACTGCCGCGTCATCTCTCCGCCGCCGCGAGAACTCGTCCAGAGGAGCAGtgggagaagaaaagagaagcgTCTGA